From Pontibacter actiniarum, a single genomic window includes:
- a CDS encoding PASTA domain-containing protein, with translation MGVIVAALILGFFYYYLPSTTNHGESISVPKITGMQLQDADALLEEQSLRYFINDSTYKPDQKPFEILTQDPAPGAKVKEDRKIYISVNMKNPPMIKMPKLIDGSVKNAELILKSYDLRKGKITYVPDLQQNAVLKQFVGGREVKPGEMVPKGALVDLHVGDGLGNTEFEMPSVVGMPVDEASVLLVGQGLQIGNIIYVQGSDEPNGTVLKQRPFAEVGAKIRVGELVDLWVAGQEPVQGID, from the coding sequence ATGGGTGTCATTGTGGCGGCCCTGATATTAGGCTTTTTTTACTATTACCTGCCCTCCACCACCAACCATGGCGAGAGTATTTCTGTGCCGAAGATAACCGGCATGCAGTTGCAGGACGCGGATGCCTTGCTGGAGGAGCAAAGCCTGCGCTACTTTATCAACGACTCTACCTATAAGCCCGACCAGAAACCGTTCGAGATCCTGACGCAGGATCCGGCGCCGGGGGCGAAGGTAAAGGAGGACCGCAAAATCTACATCTCGGTGAACATGAAAAACCCGCCGATGATCAAGATGCCGAAACTGATAGACGGTTCGGTGAAGAACGCGGAGCTGATCCTGAAGAGCTATGACCTGCGCAAAGGCAAGATCACCTATGTGCCGGACCTGCAGCAGAACGCCGTGCTGAAGCAGTTTGTAGGCGGCCGTGAGGTGAAGCCGGGCGAGATGGTGCCGAAGGGCGCGTTGGTAGACCTGCACGTGGGCGATGGCCTGGGCAATACGGAGTTCGAGATGCCAAGCGTGGTAGGTATGCCGGTGGATGAGGCCTCGGTGCTGCTGGTAGGCCAGGGGCTGCAGATAGGCAACATTATTTATGTGCAAGGCAGCGATGAGCCGAACGGCACCGTGCTGAAGCAGCGCCCGTTTGCCGAGGTAGGGGCCAAGATACGGGTAGGCGAACTGGTGGACCTTTGGGTTGCCGGGCAGGAGCCTGTGCAGGGCATAGATTAA
- a CDS encoding T9SS type A sorting domain-containing protein: MRKQLAFILLILCSAAGARGQAVLQPLQQDVSQLQRQKVALRQTEDALSLPFFDDFSGANTLNPARWNSAGVFLNNRFGFEPITINVATFDGLNAFGQAYLPNAVTAGASDTLTSAPILLGSLTPADSVYLSFYWQSGGLGDVPDLTESNLRYLVLEFLDNTESWQEVWRQSAVGEVTDFNQVFVGLKEAKYFHSGFRFRFRNVGLRSGMLDVWNVDYIELDQNRRKGMNTTRDIAISEGVSRLLKNYTAMPARQFLPNPEGELAEEVRATLNNLGDFPGAISWRGYIRRYAQAAADTFLREQALVPGLARQYPVTGTPRLDGIPLPGSGPFSLLHGIILDTKEQNPLQRANDSTERRTEFSDYFAYDDGTAEAGFSFVGTGNTQVAQRYDLNQPDQLTAFRVYFPRIGKDISGTAITFRVWRNANGVPGETLHQQSFKIQYSDTLNEFYEVQLANPVPVSGTFFIGWTQAGSQYINIGFDRNEHAVGRRFTYTASGGWAEETKYEGALMLRPVLTGEALGVEDDIYAAAMRVFPNPSTGTVNLSEPYELVRVFDLLGRLVHSEQYKGGRQPLQLGHLAPGLYTLRIQNRKAIITKKLILTKP; the protein is encoded by the coding sequence ATGAGAAAACAGCTGGCGTTTATACTACTTATACTTTGCAGTGCGGCAGGAGCCAGGGGGCAGGCCGTGCTACAGCCCCTGCAGCAGGATGTAAGCCAGCTGCAGCGCCAGAAAGTAGCGCTCAGGCAGACGGAGGACGCCCTGAGCCTGCCCTTCTTCGACGACTTCTCGGGTGCAAACACCCTGAACCCGGCCCGCTGGAACAGTGCGGGCGTGTTTCTGAACAACCGCTTCGGATTTGAGCCGATCACCATTAATGTAGCGACCTTTGATGGCTTAAATGCCTTCGGCCAGGCTTACCTGCCGAACGCCGTGACGGCGGGGGCCTCGGACACGCTTACCTCTGCCCCCATACTGCTGGGCAGCCTAACGCCAGCCGACTCCGTGTACCTTAGCTTTTACTGGCAGTCCGGCGGGCTGGGAGACGTGCCCGACCTGACGGAGAGTAACCTGCGCTACCTGGTGCTGGAGTTTTTGGATAACACTGAAAGCTGGCAGGAGGTATGGCGGCAGTCTGCCGTGGGCGAGGTGACGGATTTTAACCAGGTTTTTGTGGGCCTGAAGGAAGCAAAGTATTTCCACAGCGGGTTTCGCTTTAGGTTCCGTAACGTGGGCTTGCGCAGCGGCATGCTTGATGTGTGGAACGTGGATTACATTGAGCTGGACCAGAACCGCAGGAAAGGCATGAACACCACCCGCGATATTGCGATCAGCGAAGGGGTGAGCCGGCTGCTGAAGAACTACACTGCGATGCCGGCCAGGCAGTTTCTGCCAAACCCGGAGGGGGAGCTGGCCGAGGAGGTGCGGGCCACCCTGAATAACCTGGGAGACTTTCCCGGTGCAATTAGCTGGCGAGGCTATATCCGCAGGTACGCACAGGCGGCCGCCGACACCTTTCTGCGGGAACAGGCGCTCGTGCCGGGCCTGGCCCGGCAGTACCCGGTTACCGGTACCCCGCGCCTCGATGGAATCCCCCTGCCAGGCAGCGGCCCTTTTTCGCTGCTCCATGGCATTATACTGGATACAAAAGAGCAGAACCCGCTACAGCGAGCCAACGACAGCACCGAGCGCAGAACCGAGTTTTCCGACTATTTCGCTTACGACGATGGCACCGCGGAGGCCGGCTTTAGCTTTGTGGGCACGGGCAACACCCAGGTGGCACAGCGTTATGACCTGAACCAGCCGGACCAGCTAACGGCTTTCCGGGTATACTTCCCGCGCATCGGCAAAGATATCTCCGGCACCGCCATCACGTTCAGAGTATGGCGCAACGCCAACGGCGTGCCAGGCGAAACGCTGCACCAGCAAAGCTTTAAGATACAGTACAGCGATACGTTAAACGAGTTTTACGAAGTACAGCTCGCCAACCCGGTGCCGGTGAGCGGCACCTTCTTTATCGGCTGGACACAGGCGGGCTCGCAGTACATCAACATCGGGTTTGATAGAAATGAGCATGCTGTAGGGCGGCGGTTCACCTATACTGCGTCCGGCGGGTGGGCAGAGGAAACCAAGTATGAGGGGGCGCTGATGCTGCGGCCGGTGTTGACAGGCGAAGCCCTCGGAGTGGAGGACGACATCTACGCCGCCGCCATGCGGGTGTTCCCAAACCCGAGCACGGGTACGGTAAACCTGAGTGAGCCGTACGAACTGGTGCGGGTGTTTGATCTGCTGGGCCGTTTGGTGCACAGCGAGCAGTACAAGGGGGGGCGGCAGCCACTCCAGTTGGGGCACTTGGCACCGGGGCTTTATACCTTGCGTATTCAGAACAGAAAAGCTATTATCACTAAAAAACTAATTCTTACTAAACCATGA